From the genome of Azospirillum baldaniorum:
CCAGCTTTTCCGCCACGAATTCGCTGGTCCGCTCCTCCTCGAAGGCCGTTTCCGGGTGGGCGTGCAGGTCGCGCCGCCACGCGGTCATGTCGGCCGTCAGCGCCTCCGTCCCGTCGATCGTCCTCACCATGTCCCTGGTTCCCTGTGTTTCATGAGTGTGTGCGAATGATCTTGCCCAAAAAAGCACCCGTCGTGCAAAGCGCACGGCGATGCGGTGCCGTCACATCACCCTTGCAGCGCGGACCGGTTCCGTGCAGGATGTGAGTGAACGTTCACTCATAACGAACGCCACGAACGGAAGCGCCATGTCCAAAGATGCCCGCAGCGACGCACGCAACAAGGTCCGGGACGCCGCCATCGCGCTGTTCGCCCAGAAGGGGGTGAAGGCGACCACCATCAAGGACATCGCCCGCGCCGCCGGGGTGTCGGAGGGGGCGCTGTACCGCCATTGGGCGAGCAAGGAGGAGCTTGCCGCCGCCCTGTTCGCCGACGAATACACCGCCCTGTCGCACAGCCTGCGCGAGGCGGCGGGGAGCGGTCCGGCGCCGCAGCGGCTGCGCCGGGTCATCGCCTGGGCCTTCGGGCTGGTCGAGGCGGCGCCGGACCGCGCGCGCTTCCTCCTGCTGTCGCAGCACGACGCGCTGCCGCTGGTGCCCGCCCTGATGAATGACGGGTTGGAGACGCCGGTGGACGCGGTCTGCGCCATCGTCGGCGACGGCATCGCGGAAGGGAGCATCGTCGACGCCGACCGCGAGGCGCTGGCCCACACGGTGATCGGCGCCATTGTCCTCAACATCCAGTCGCACGTTTACGGACGGCAGACGGCCCCGCTCGGCACGCTGGCCGACACGGTCGCCGACGCGCTGCTGCGCGGCCTGTCCACCGGAAAGGAGACCTGAGCCATGGGCGAACTCGGCCTTCTCGCGACGCGGCGCTTCCTGCCGCTGTTCGTGACGCAGTTCCTCGGCGCCTTCGGCGACAACGTGCTGCGCGGCGCCATCGCGGTGCTGGCCGTCTATGGCATGGCCGGAACGGCGGGCGACGGCGCGCTGATCTCGACGCTCGCCGCGGCGGCCTTCACCGTGCCCTTCCTGCTGTTCTCGGCGACCGCCGGGCAACTGGCCGACCGCTTCGACCGCACGCTGATCGCCCGCGCCGTGAAGGTGGCGGAGATCGGCCTGATGGCGATTGCCGCCTGGGGCATCATGCGCGCCGACCTCGGCGTGCTGATCGTCGCGCTGGTCGGCATGGGCGCCCATTCCACCGTCTTCGGGCCGGTCAAGTATGGCCTGCTCCCTGATTTGCTGAAGCCGGAAGAGCTGACCGCCGGCAACGGTCTGGTGGAGGCCGGGACCTTCGTGGCGATCCTGCTCGGCACCATCGCGGGAGGTTCGCTCGCTCTGGCCCACCCGCTGGCGCTTCCGGGACTGCTCGGGGCGACGGCGCTGGGCGGGCTGGCGGCGTCGCTGCTGATCCCGCGGGCCGGCAACGCCGACCGGACGGTGCGCGTCGGGCTGAACCCGGTGTCGGTCACCCTGCGCGTTCTGCGCGCCACCGCGCAGGACCGGGTGTCGATGCTGGCGATCTACGGCATCTCCGTTTTCTGGGGCGTCGGCGCGGTCGTCATGGCGCAGTTCCCGGCCATCGCGCGGGAAACGCTGGGTACCGACAGCGAGGGGGCGACCCTGCTGCTGGCGGTCTTCGCCGTGGGCGTGGCGGTCGGCTCCGTCTATGCCGGGCTGGGGCACCGGGTGCCGTCGCGCTCCGACGCGCGCCGTGCCGCCCTGGCCGGTCTCGTCGCGGCGGTGGCCGGGGCGGCGCTGCCCTTCCTGACGCCCGACGCGCCGTCGGCGGAGCCGCTGTCGGCGCTGGCGCTGCTGGCCCAGCCCTGGGCGATGCCGCTGCTGGCCGACCTGTTCCTGATCGCCGCGGCGGGCGGCGCCTTCGCCGTGCCGCTCTACGCGCTGATCCAGCACCGCGCGGCGGCCTCGGCCCGTGCCCGGGTGATCGCGGCGGCCAACGTGGTCAACGCGCTGTTCATGGTGGTGGGCTCGGGCATCGCGGCGGCCATGCTGGCGCTGGGCGTGACGCCGCTGACCGTCGCCGCCTGGGGCGGGGCAAGCATGCTGGCCGCCGTCGTGCTGGCGCTCGCCATTGACGCGGTGGGCCTGGGACGGGCGCTGGCCCGCGCCTTCTTCCGGCTGGCTTTCCGGGTCGAGCTGCGCGGCGCCGAGCATCTGGAGCGGCTGGAGGGGGCGACCGTCGTCACGCCGAACCACCAGTCCTTCCTGGACGGTGCTCTGCTCGCCGCCTTCCTGCCGGGGATGCGCTTCGCCGTGGACAGCTTCATCGCGCAGCAGGCCTGGGCCAAGCCCTTCCTGGCGCTGGCCGACCATGTGACCATCGACCCGACCAAGCCGATGGGCACGCGCCTGCTCGCCCGCACCTTGGCCGAGGGACACAA
Proteins encoded in this window:
- a CDS encoding TetR/AcrR family transcriptional regulator — encoded protein: MSKDARSDARNKVRDAAIALFAQKGVKATTIKDIARAAGVSEGALYRHWASKEELAAALFADEYTALSHSLREAAGSGPAPQRLRRVIAWAFGLVEAAPDRARFLLLSQHDALPLVPALMNDGLETPVDAVCAIVGDGIAEGSIVDADREALAHTVIGAIVLNIQSHVYGRQTAPLGTLADTVADALLRGLSTGKET